TCAGGGCTTGCAAAATGCCCGCCGCGGCGTCATCGACTGGTTCAAGGAAACCATCCTCCGCCAAGCCCCTTCCCGCGTGAATGTGAACCTGAACATGAACGCGCGACAACCTGGCATGCAAATGGGCGCTGTCGGCAAGGAGTTTGCGGCCATCGCGAAGTTGACTGTGGCACACGGTGAGAACAAGGATACCTCGCTCATGAATGGCTACTTGAGTCAGCTGTCCAGGGTACGCGCCCGCTTCAATCAGATCAAGAATGCCGGTGACATCGGCCCAGCCAGCAAGCAACTGATGCAGGCAACGCTGGACGGCAGCAATTCGGAACTGGCAGAAGCACTCAAGTACGTCGACGAGAGCATGCTGACAGGCATGTCGGATTCGGAACGAACAACCATCCGTCCGCTTCTGGTCCGACCGCTGATGCAGGCATTTGCGGTCATCATTGCTCCCGCAGAACAGGAACTGAACCGTACATGGGCCGCCCAGGTTCTCGAACCTTTCGATAAATCCCTTGGCACCAAATACCCGTTCTCCCCCGATTCGCGGATCGAGGCCACCGCCCCGGAAATCGCGCAGATATTCGGCCCCGACGGCGCCATCTCGAAGTTCGTCCAGACCGGCATGGGGCCGCTGGTCATCCGACGCGGCGATACCTTGTCGACGCGGACATGGGCGGATATGGGGCTGCGTCTGAATTCGGCATTCGCAGGCAACCTCGCTCGCTACGTTACCGCGCATGGAGGCACCGCTGCCACCACTGCCGCCGTGGCAGATCAACCGCAAACCAGCTTTCAGTTACAGCCGATTCCAACAGCCGGTTTGACCGAGTACACCATCGAGATCGACGGACAAATCCTGCGGTACCGCAATGGCTTGCAGGACTGGACGAATTTCACCTGGCCAAACGCGAACGGGCAACCCGGCGCAAAAATCGTGGCAGTGACGTCGGATGGTCGCGCAGTCGAGATTGCGAATTTTCCGGGGCAGTTCGGCCTTGAAAAACTGGTGAACTCAGCCCAGCGCAAAAAACTGGACAACGGCTCCTTCACCATGACATGGATCGGCGCCGGCCATCAAGTGAGTGCAAATTTCAGACTGATCAGCGATTCGCGCGCCGGCAGCAACGCCCCAGGCGGCAACTCGAGCGCAGGCCTTCGCGACTTGAAGCTGCCGGCTACAGTGGCGGGCGTGGCAAGCGAAAATGCACAATAAGAACAAGATTCGAAAATCATCATGAGCGCACACAAGACAATAAAGCTACGCAATCCCGGCTCCGTCTATTTCGGCAAGATTTCATCGCGCGGGGATTTTGTCAAAAGCACGAGCGGCACAAAGCTGATTTCCCTCATTGACAGCTGGGCAGCGCAAGGCATGGAACTGCTCATCGCCGATCCCGATTGGAAAGCAAGGTACGACGATGGCGCAGCAATCGATTTTCTGTTTGCAGGAACGCGAAAGCACCATGCCGTCTGCGGCTCAATGATTCCGAGCTGTGACAGTTCGTCGCGACGTTTTCCGTTCATCGCCGCAACGATGTTCGAAATCGATGACGCGATGGACTTTCTGCCCCTCAGTCCGCTTTTTCTGGAAAGGCACATCAATCACCAGCGCGCCTTGATTCATCACATTGCCAAGACGCACGATGCTGCCGACGCGTTGAGCGCACTGAACGAGATTTCGCTGGAATCGGAGGTCGACGGCAACAAGCACGTCGGCAGCTATGAACATTTCCTCGCCAATACCACATTGACCAATTTGACCAACTCCCTGGCCTTCGATCGCGAGCAGGCGACGGTGCGTCAAATGATTCTGGCGATCGGATACCTGCTGCAACCGGTGTTGACGAATTATGCAATTCCTCCACAGAAGGGCCTTGCCCTGCCGATGACGCGCGATCCATCGCAAGCCGCCTTCATCAAGGCACTGTGGATCGACCTGATCAGTACATTCCTGCCACGCGCCGAATTCGAACTCAGTATCTTTTCGTGCATGCGCAGGGGAAATCCAAAGCTCATCGTGACATTGAACGGCGCAACGCCTTCCGTTTTTCAAGTCCTCTTCTCCGAACGATGCGAGGAGGATTATCTGATCAATGTCGAACATTCTGCGGCGTGGATCGAAGAATGCGCCTCACAGGAGCCCGCCACGTTCAAGCTGTCCAGTTATCTGGAGCACGACGCACTTTCCTTGCGTCAGCTCGTTGACACGTTTCGCCAAAGCTTTTCAGGTTAGCCAGACGTTTGGCAACGCCAATCACCAAGCAATCACGCCATCGACATGAATACACCGAGTCTCTTCTCTTCCATTGTCCTCTGCGGCGCGCTGACTGCCGCCACATCGACGGTCACGCACGCAGCATCCACACAGGTGTCAATACCGCCCGACCGCGTTGTCATTTCGGGAGCGGTTCCGGACGAATCGACCAAGGCAGCACTTCTTGCAAGGCTGCAGGAGGTGTACGGCACCGGCCAGGTCATCGATCAAATGACGGTCGGCGGGGTCATTGCGCCACCGAACTGGTCAACGCATGTACCGAAGCTGATAGGTCAAAATCTGAAGTCCATTGGCAAGGGACAGCTCGTGATCGAAGGGACCACCATTACCATGCGCGGAGAAGTAGGTAACGAGGCCACGCGGCAATCCATTGCGAGCGAGTTTTCCAACGTGCTGTCTCCCGGCTATGTCATCAAGAATGCATTGCGCGTCACCGCGGCCAGCCAGGCGCTGCTCGATCAAACACTTGCAAACCGTGTCATTGAGTTCGAACATGGCAGCGCCTTGCTCACAGAACCAGGAAAGCGGATTCTCGACGAAATGTCGGAAGCGCTGAGGAATATGAACGCAAAGAAGATCGAAGTCATTGGTCACACTGACAATCGGGGTGACCCGGCACTCAATCACGCCCTGTCGCGTTCCCGTGCCGACTCCGTCAAGACTTACCTCGTCGCCAAAGGCATCCCTTCAGCTCTTGTCGCAACAAGCGGCATGGGTTCCGATCAACCAGTCGTGCCGAACACTACGGATGAAGGGCGAAAACGCAACAGACGTATTGAGTTTCGCGTCGGCCAGTAAGGGGACTCCTTCAGCGCGGATCACTGAACCCGCACTTTCTCGCCGCTGCAGCAAGCCGCTCGAAAGCATGGCGGCTTGGCCCGCCTCCCAAGTTCACAGGCATACTTGTGGTGAATGCAATGATTTGAAAGTCTTTGCCGTTTCGCAGGCACTGGTAACACCCTTCAAAACGCCTGTCTTGTCGGCTGAAATTACGAGACGCATTGCAGGAAACCGACATCGGCAGTAAACGATCTCCAGCCGTCAACTCTTCTCGCCGGAGGTATCCATGTCCAATCCGAGCATTTCCTCGATATTGGAAAGCGTACCCTGATCCTTTACCACACTACGCAGCCAGGAATGCAGAGGCATGCTTCCCCAATGCGCAGCCTTGTCCGCAAGATAGGCAACCGGACTATGTGGCTCGGTATTACGAAAAAAGATAGCGACTTCCCGCAAAAGAGCAAGGGCCTGCGCCCGATTCCTGACGCCCCCGGAGATCGCATTCTGTACTGGAAAAACAGGTCCGGCATCCGTCTCGCCCCCTGAAGCGCCTCGCTCGAGAACCGTAACCGGTGCCAAGATCCCCACTTCCTTGCCAATCGTCTGCAGACGAAAACGTACCGCGTCAAGACTTTCGCTCAAGGACGTAAACGATGGCCCCTCCATACCGAAGAGTGCGTCGGACGATTGCGTCAATTGCTTCAATGCTGCGATGCATCGCTCAACATCAGCGTTCCACTGAACATAGCGGGTCTTCCCTGTCTTTTGCACTGCGCTGGAGAATTTCTCGAGTGTGATCCTGCTCTCGATATCGGAGATCGCTTCGGGATCGCGTTGCAACTGTGTCTGTAAAAGTCGCGCCGATTCATAGTCGTTCAGACTGAAGGATCCCGGCTTTGCATCCGTTATCGGCGTCTGGCGCACCAGTGCCGCCATGCGCGTCACGAACCATGAAAGATTTCCAATGCGTCGCTCCTGGTCGCCGGCTTCCGCCTGTGGATGCATGTCGTTGCCAAACGTCGCAAGCAATTGCGACATGATCTCCATGCCCAGAGCAAGACCAGACAAGCCGGAAGTCTTGATCATGCCTTCAGCAAGCCAGGCAGACAGTCGCAAATCCTTGCTGCGTTTTTTCAGCAATTCGGCGCAGCATTCGACAACCATCGGCCAGTCCGCTTGCTTCAAGGTTGTTTGCCATTCGCCATAATCAACCGTTGGATCATCTTCGCGCCGCGCTTCCTGGATTCGATCGAATTCAGGAGAAAAAGACATGTCCTCGCCGCAAGGCTGTTCAGGGGAAAGCGGCATCAGAATGCCATCAGGAATTTTTTCCATTTTCATTTATCGGCTAGCTGACCTTGTAGCTCAATTGACCGCCTTTCGTGACGGACACCTTCACTCTCTTGAGGGGTGTTCCTTCAGAAATACGCATCAGCACGCTTTCCGCAATTTCAGGAAGCACTGTTCCATTGAGAATATGGTCCACATTGCGGGCTCCGGAATCGACCTCCGTGCAACGGGCGAGGATGAGTTCCACAACATCGTCGCTGCAGATGAATTCGGCCTTGTGATTCGCTTCGACTCGCCGTTTGATACGGTTCAACTTGAGTCGGATGATGTCGGCCAGTACCGCATCCGGCAACGGGTAGTAAGGAATGACTTTCATGCGGCCGAGGAAGGCCGGCTTGAACGCCTTGTAAAGTTGCGGCCGTATGCTTTCACTCAAACTTTCGGCATCGGGCAATTCATTCGCATTCTTGTTCAGGCATGCCTGCATGATGGTTTGCGATGCGACGTTGGAAGTCAGGATGATGATCGTATTCCTGAAATCAACTTCGCGCCCTTCCGCGTCATCCAAGACCCCCTTGTCGAACACCTGGAAGAAGAGTTCCAGCACATCCGGATGCGCTTTCTCCACTTCATCAAGCAGCACGACGCTATAAGGCTTTCTCCGCACCGCTTCGGTCAGCACTCCGCCCTCGCCATATCCTACATAGCCAGGCGGCGAGCCTTTCAGGCCGGAAACCGTATGCGCCTCCTGATATTCGGACATGTTTATCGTGATCATATTGCGCTCACCGCCGTACAAGGCTTCGGCAAGCGCAAGCGCGGTTTCCGTTTTTCCCACGCCGGATGGTCCGACAAACAGGAAAACCCCCTTCGGTTTGTTCGGGTCTTCGATATTTGCCCGCGCCGTACGTACACGCCGCGCGACTTCCTCGATTGCATGCGGTTGGCCAATCACACGCTCCTCAAGCAGCGGCTTCAAGTTGAGCACGGTCGTAATCTCATCCTTGACCATTCTTCCAAGCGGAATCCCCGTCCATGCAGACACGATTTCACCAACCACCTGGGCATCAACGCAGACAGGCACAAGCGGTATTTCCTTTTGCAGTTGTTTCAGCTCGTCGCGCAATGCGGCCAATTCCTTGACTTGCAGTGTGTGTTTTCCGCTTTTCCTTGTTTTCGCGCTTGCTGAAACAGCAATGTCGCCGTCATTCGGCGTTGCCATGACCGAGGAAAGACCTCCGGTGTCACCTTCGGCGGCCCCTCCCGTTTCCAGCTGTGCGATCAATCCCTGTATCTTCTCGACCAGTATCTTTTCCCGTGCCCAGCGCTCTTCATGACCTTCGAGACAATCTCGATTTGCCGTGCGTTGTGTGCGCAACTCGGCAAGACGCTCGCCATGCGCCGCTCCCGTGGAAGCCTCCCTCTCAAGCACGGCGATTTCCTGTGCAAGCGCGGCATCCAGCCGTCTTGCATCATCAATCGTGGCCGGCGTGGATGATTGTCCCAACGCCACGCGCGCGCAGGCAGTATCGAGCACGCTGATTGCCTTGTCCGGAAGCTGGCGGCCGCTGATATAACGTGCCGATAACCGTACCGCATCAATGACAGCCTCATCCAGGATACGCACATTGAAATGGTTTTCCATTTTCGCGGCCACAGCACGCAGCATGGTGCAGGCTGCCGACTCAGACGGCTCTTCCACCTTGACGACTTGAAAGCGCCGAGCCAGCGCGGCATCCTTTTCAAAGTATTTCTTGTATTCACTCCATGTAGTCGCGGCAATCGTGCGCAACTCGCCACGCGCCAAGGCCGGCTTCAACAGATTCGCGGCATCGTTCTGCCCAGCCTGTCCGCCTGCGCCGATCATCGTGTGAGCCTCATCGACAAAGAGAATGATCGGGTGAGGATTGCGTTTCACCTCCTCGATAACGTTACGCAAGCGGTTTTCAAACTCGCCCTTTACGCTCGCTCCGGCCTGCAGTAAACCAAGATCCAGAACATGAAGCGCAACACCTTGCAACGATGCCGGAACATCATTGTCCGCAATACGTAGTGCGAGACCTTCAACAACTGCGGTCTTCCCGACTCCGGCCTCACCAGTCAATATCGGATTGTTTTGACGGCGGCGCGCAAGAATGTCAATGACCTGCCGTATCTCTTCGTCGCGACCGATCACTGGGTCTATCTTTCCTTGTCGCGCCCGCAACGTCAGATTGTCAGTGAATTGGTCCAGTGCCGGAGTTTTCTGGCGCGTAGCATCAACTTCTGCACCTGTATCTGTATGATCAGCGTGTGCAAATCCCGATTGAGCGGATGCAGCATGCGCCCTGTCCATATTCCCGATTGACTCCAGCGCCTCCGGAAAGCCCCCGATGATCTCAGCAAGATTGTGCTTCAATTCATCGACCGAAAATTTCGCAAATTGCCTGGATCCCCGGTAGGCAAGTTGCGAAAGCTCAGGTTCCGTGAGCAGCGCCAGTAACAGATGGGCACTGCGAATCCTGGTGACCTGAGCATCAAGAGAAGCCAGTAGCCACGCATGTTCAAACAGCTTTGGCAAATGCACTGAAAAGACCGGTGTGCGCGAATTGCCTTTCTTGAACTTCTCCATCTCGTCAAAAAAATCCCTTTCGAGCGCACTCGAACTGATGTCAAAACGTCGTGCAAGCAGCGCAAAATCGCTCTCGGTATTTTCCAGCAACGCAAGGAAAAGGTGCTCCAGATCGACTTCGTAATGCCCGCGCGAGACGCAGTAATTAATTGCACGCTCCACCGCCGTTTTGCTTGTGGCGTTCAACTTTCCAATAAGGACTTTCAAGTTCGCAGTCATGGTCGTCAATGAGATAAAAGAAAATCAGTTGGCATCTTCGGCCTTTATCAGATAGGCCGTATCGTGTGCATCGTGTTCGATGGGGCGAGAGGAAAGCCAGCTATTCCATCCCAGGTGCACCCCTTCATCTCCATGCAGGGATGCAATCACCACATCGCGCTTATCGAGCAGTAGTCGGACTTCGCAATCAAAGGTCGCCCCCACCATCAAGCGAAAGAGATTGCCAAGCTTCGCGCCTGCCGTGCCGGCCGGCAGGAACTCTCCGAACTGAGCCTTCGACATCGGGCCAATCGTCAGTCGGACACATGTTTGCCGATCCCACACTCTGCAACCGCAGAACGTAGTCTGCCCGAGTGTGCAATTAGCTCCCCCCAGGCGGGTTAAATCATGCGATGGAATTTCAATCCATTGCCCGACAAACTGCTTCGCCGAGCATTTGACATGGAAATAATCGGTAACCACGCGCGCGAACCATTGCACCGACTGCGGTCTTTCTCGCAGAGGGCCCGCATAGTACGCAAGCGATTCGCTTGAAAATGCACCCGGCGAGTCTATTGGTTGTTGCGCCTTGTCGGTTCCCAATCCGGCAAGACTGAGAAGCATGGGTAGGAAACGTTGCGTCCTGTCCGCTTCATACTGCAAATGCAATCGACACTTGAGCCATGCCTGATAAAAGAGCGCCACGGCACGGCTGGTAAAAATATCGAGAAACGCACGCGTGGCATGATCGCGCTGATAGGTCTCGCGTTCCGCCACTTGCTGCGTGTAGTACCTTGGCATCACCCCCATCGGCCCGATCAAGCCGATGAATGAAGGCGTTAGCGTTACGCTTTTGAAACTCAAATGCGCATTGCCAATCGTCCCGACTTCGGTTTCCTCGGTGTCATCGCTATCCCATTCGAATTCAAGCGATTCGATCTCGCTCGGGGGAAAAGCAAGAGAAACCGAATTTCGAAATCGGATCACCTGCCCCAGTATGTCCAGGTCATGGACGGTTGAATCCTTCCGATACTTGGCCAGCAATAAGCGAACCGCCTGAAAAAATTCAAAGCGGTACGGCTCATCCTTCAGGCGCTGGATCAAGCCAGTATCGATTCGCCGCTTCGTGGCTGGCATCTGACCAACTCCTGCCCGGATTGACTGGAAACAATCACGAGCTGTGTAAAACTGTTCGTGTGAACATAAAGACCAAAGAAATGATCAAGAACCTGCGCGAACATGAAAAGTCCGATACCGGCGTAATGCGCCTCATCGAGGCCGATGCGTATTTCCAGTCCACGCACGAAGGTCGGATACGGATTGCCCTTCATGCGTGCCGTCACCGGCCGGTTTTCAATCGATACGATCCCGTGAATCTGCTTGCTATTGGACGGAGACCTCGTGATGTCGTATAGCGCAAGCATTTCCTTGATGACGTCAACACCTTCGCTTGTCAGGGAGAGATGATTCAGTGAAAGACTGGAAATCAAGCGCCATTGCGCCCCCCTCCCCCGCATGAAACGAAAAGTCGGGGTGGGCTTGCGAAGAAAGCGGACAGTCTTCGCAATCGATCCTCCCTCGATAAACAAATCCCCCTCGACCAAGCCGAACGGCAACTGCGACGGCAAATCGCGATTGGTACAGGTCAGTCCCAGACTCAAGGTACTGGTCTCCGGTCGCTGCGGATTCAGTGTCTCGTCAACCAGCGATATTTCCATCAGGCAGTCGTTCGATGATTCGCCCTCTGCATAATTGACATGCCAATAACGCGCCGGATCTTCTTGCTGCGCACCGTGACGAACCGAATAGAAGGGCCGAAATTCATTCACCTCCTCGCCGTCTGTCGTCTTCTGAACCTTGAATACCCGATCGATGCTGTAGATATCGAATGCCTGAGATCTTCGGCTATCAACGATGATGGGATAGCTTGATGAGGTTTCGGTAACGCGAATCGGTTCAGGCATCTGACTGAACAAATTGACGACGGGTGTGCATCCCAATACAAAATTGTCCTTGCTGATTCGATCCAGAAGGCCGCTGGCGGGATTGTTCTGCGCCACATCGCCCTTGATCCCGATACGAATTTCAAGTTCACGCACCTGCAACGGTAAACGCGTGTACAAGCCGTCGAAGTCAATATCAATGAAATTGAATTTTTCGGGAAAGGCAAAGTATTCGAGCAGGAGTTGATACGCGTGATGCGTACGGACATCCTGATCAAGCAGAGTGTCCTCTGCCGAGAATCCGACTGGTCGAATTGCCGTCAGTGGCAGCTCGATCTTTTCCGAACTGAATGGAGTTGACACCCACAGTCCGACAGCCTTGGAAAAAATGGCTTCGCGAATCAGTGAAACGACCGAGGCATCGCCATTCAAGAAGAGTCTCAGCCTTTCCATTCCAATCCCGCCGAAGCCGACGCTCTCGGATTGACAGGCAAGATCGAGGCGAATGACCGAACTGGTCGACTTGATCAATTCGTTACGCAGTCCGGCTGAATCAATGATGGTTTCATGGCTTGCCCGAACGATACGCACCGGCAGGATATCGACGTCATAAGTCGTTCGAAAACGGCAGGAAATGCCTCGCACTGGTTGCGTATGCAGCATCGTCCCTCGCGGAATATGCGCCGACTTTGTCAGCTGTGCTGATGCGCTGCCGGCGTCGAAATGCGCGATCGATGTCGATGGAAACGGTCGTAAGTATTGAGGATATATAACGCTCAACAACGAATCCGTTATCTCCGGAAAATCATCATCAAGCTTCTTGTGAATACGGCTCGTCAGGAAAGCGAATGATTCGATCAACCGTTCCACATGCGGGTCGTCGCAGGTTTCCCCGGACAATGACAAGCGATTGGCTACCTTTGGATATCGTCTGGAAAAATCATGCGAAAGTCTTCTCAGATAGGAGAGCTCGCGCTCATAGTACGGCAGCAGGGATTCCATGGGCGTCAAGACAGCACGGTGCGTCTGGATTTACTGACCGAATACTGGAGAGTTGAGGGCTGCAGCAACGCATCAAATAATACCGGTTCGGTGGAAGGATGGACGATGAGCAGCGCATTGATCACGAACCTGAGCCGGTTCGTGCTGCCCTCGTCCAGTTCGAGCGAGGCACGAACTTCGGTCAGGCGTCGCTCGTGAATTGCGATGGTTCTCTCAAGTGAACGACAAATGAAATTCCTGTCGGCAGGACTCGCCAGGCTCAGTCCGACAAAATCACCCATGCCATAGCTGAAAATGGAATGCAGGGACTCAGGATATTTCTTGAAGGTTTCCTCGCTGAAGGCACATCTGCTGTTAAGCAGCGACTCAAGGTCTCGCGCAACAGATTCCTTCACTTCTTCAGCCGTGATCTGCCGTAATGCCTGCTTGTCGGCAGAATCGCCGAACGCATCGTCCGCCAGTCTTTCAAACAGCGTCTGAGGAAATTTGGATTTGGCAGACAGAACGGTAGGCATCAGGTAGTTTCAGAAGTGCATTAAAGCGGATTGCGGCGCATGGGGACGCCGCATTCACGTGAAGGAGGATAAAACGAAAATCAGACGGCTTCGGTCGCCTTGTTCTTCGCCAGGCTCCACATTTGAGGATTGCTGCCGCCCTTCTTGCCATCGATGCCCTGGACCGTGTATGTCCACTTCACCGACGCATACTTCAGCGCGACGGTTTCCGTCGGCAGTCCTTCTTCCCTGACGCTAGGCGTCACGGAAGAAACGATGACGTGATTGAGAACGATTTCAAGGTATTTGACCTTGTCCTTGCCGCTGGCTCGCATGAACTCGATGGTGACTTTGTTAAAGGTATCGCCCTGGCTGCAAGCCAGCCAGAGAGACGGGCTGGTCGAGTCAATGTCTTTGGTAAAGATCATGTCGCCATGTTCGCAACGCTCTGCAGTATGACCACCGGAAGTACTGGCCGTCGCGGATTTCGGCTGACGGATCAAGTGGCTCCACGACAAGGCTTCGAGCCATTTTGCATGACTTTCATCACGCGACTCGCCTTCGATTTTCGTATCACCACCCTCAAACTTCAGGTAAATATCTTTCATGCTTTAAAGCTCCTTAAAAATGAGACACGCAATGCGTGTTATGGGGGATTACAACTACTACAGCTAAAACTACGCTTTCGCCGACTGCGGAAGCTCGGCTACCAGACGCAACGACACACTTAGTTCATCCAGCTGGAAATGCGGTCTGAGGAAGGTGACCGCGCGGTACACTCCGGGCCGCCCCGGCACTTCGGAAACCTGCACCGATGCTTCGCGCAGCGGATACTGAGCCTTGACTTCCTGCGAGGCAGAGTCATCCATCACCACATACTGCGCCAACCAGTTATTGAGAAACTGTTCGACATTCGACGCCGCAGCGAAACTGCCTATCTTGTCGCGCATCATCGATTTCAAGTAATGCGCTATGCGGCATGATGCAAAGATGTATTGCAGCTGGGTCGACAGCACCGCATTCGCATTGGCGGCATCCGTGTTGTATTTCTTTGCCCGTTGAGTCGATTGCGCACCGAAGAAAGCTGCATAGTCGGTGTTCTTGCAATGAACCAGTGGAATGAAGCCGAGATCGCTGAGTTCCTTTTCGCGGCGGTCGGTGATCGCAATCTCTGTCGGGCACTTCAACGCGATTTCACCATCATCGGTTTTGAATGTATGGGTAGGCAGGTCTTCGACAAGCCCGCCGCCTTCGACACCGCGAATCGCTGCACACCAGCCGAAATGCTCGAATGCGCCTGTCAATCTTGCAGCAAATGCATATGCGGCATTCACCCAGAGATACTTGCCGTGATCCGTGCCATCGACGTCTTCGATGAAGTTGAATCCCTCGACCACCGTGCCTTCTTTCGGATGGTATGGCATGCGCCCCAGGAAGCGTGGCACGGTTAAGCCCACGTAACGGGAATCTTCGCCTTCCCGGAATGACTTCCATTTTGCATACTCGAGCGTGTCAAACACTTTGGCCATGTCACGCGGCTTGCCGAGATCGGAAAACGTCTCCAGCCCCAGAAGTTCGGACGAGGCGGACGAAATGAACGGGGCATGCGATGCCGCCGCAACATGCGACATCTGTTCGACAAAGTACATGTCTTCCGGCTGCCGCGTAACCTCATAGTCACCGATCAGCGTTCCAAACGGTGCGCCGCCGAAAGTCCCGAATTCTTCCTCATACACCTTCTTGAACAATGCGCTCTGATCAAAGTCGATCGCATTGTTGAAGTCTTTCACCAGATCTTTTTTCGATGCGTTAAGCATCTTGATTTTCATCATTTCACCGGTGGAGGTCTGCTTGCACAGATAGTGCAAGCCACGCCATGTGCTCTCCATTTTCTGGAACTCGGCAGCATGCAGAACCTCGTTGAGCTGATCGGAGATGAGCGCATCGAGTTCGGCAACGCGGGCATCGAGCGTCGCCGACAGATTCTTCGACAGGATGACCGTGCCATCGAGCACTTGCGTTGCCAACTCACCGATCAAGTCCCTGGCGCGCGCGCGTTCGCTATCCGAACGCGCAACCTTGCTTTCACTGATGACCTGGTCCAGCAACGATTCTGACGCTGGCGCATCGGCAAATGCGCTCAAGGCTTGTGCCTGTGCTCCCATATCAGTCCTCCTTGTGTTTGGTTGCAGCGCCTAACTGCTGCAAATTCTCGGTGTTGGTCAACACCTCACTCAATATGTCTTCCAGCTTGTCGTTGCCCGCAAGCTTGTTACGCAAGTCCGACAGCTTTGTTCGTGCCTCCAGCAACTTGCGTAGCGGTTCAACTTGTT
The Noviherbaspirillum cavernae DNA segment above includes these coding regions:
- the tagF gene encoding type VI secretion system-associated protein TagF — encoded protein: MSAHKTIKLRNPGSVYFGKISSRGDFVKSTSGTKLISLIDSWAAQGMELLIADPDWKARYDDGAAIDFLFAGTRKHHAVCGSMIPSCDSSSRRFPFIAATMFEIDDAMDFLPLSPLFLERHINHQRALIHHIAKTHDAADALSALNEISLESEVDGNKHVGSYEHFLANTTLTNLTNSLAFDREQATVRQMILAIGYLLQPVLTNYAIPPQKGLALPMTRDPSQAAFIKALWIDLISTFLPRAEFELSIFSCMRRGNPKLIVTLNGATPSVFQVLFSERCEEDYLINVEHSAAWIEECASQEPATFKLSSYLEHDALSLRQLVDTFRQSFSG
- the tssA gene encoding type VI secretion system protein TssA, with protein sequence MKMEKIPDGILMPLSPEQPCGEDMSFSPEFDRIQEARREDDPTVDYGEWQTTLKQADWPMVVECCAELLKKRSKDLRLSAWLAEGMIKTSGLSGLALGMEIMSQLLATFGNDMHPQAEAGDQERRIGNLSWFVTRMAALVRQTPITDAKPGSFSLNDYESARLLQTQLQRDPEAISDIESRITLEKFSSAVQKTGKTRYVQWNADVERCIAALKQLTQSSDALFGMEGPSFTSLSESLDAVRFRLQTIGKEVGILAPVTVLERGASGGETDAGPVFPVQNAISGGVRNRAQALALLREVAIFFRNTEPHSPVAYLADKAAHWGSMPLHSWLRSVVKDQGTLSNIEEMLGLDMDTSGEKS
- a CDS encoding OmpA family protein, which produces MNTPSLFSSIVLCGALTAATSTVTHAASTQVSIPPDRVVISGAVPDESTKAALLARLQEVYGTGQVIDQMTVGGVIAPPNWSTHVPKLIGQNLKSIGKGQLVIEGTTITMRGEVGNEATRQSIASEFSNVLSPGYVIKNALRVTAASQALLDQTLANRVIEFEHGSALLTEPGKRILDEMSEALRNMNAKKIEVIGHTDNRGDPALNHALSRSRADSVKTYLVAKGIPSALVATSGMGSDQPVVPNTTDEGRKRNRRIEFRVGQ
- the tssH gene encoding type VI secretion system ATPase TssH; translated protein: MTANLKVLIGKLNATSKTAVERAINYCVSRGHYEVDLEHLFLALLENTESDFALLARRFDISSSALERDFFDEMEKFKKGNSRTPVFSVHLPKLFEHAWLLASLDAQVTRIRSAHLLLALLTEPELSQLAYRGSRQFAKFSVDELKHNLAEIIGGFPEALESIGNMDRAHAASAQSGFAHADHTDTGAEVDATRQKTPALDQFTDNLTLRARQGKIDPVIGRDEEIRQVIDILARRRQNNPILTGEAGVGKTAVVEGLALRIADNDVPASLQGVALHVLDLGLLQAGASVKGEFENRLRNVIEEVKRNPHPIILFVDEAHTMIGAGGQAGQNDAANLLKPALARGELRTIAATTWSEYKKYFEKDAALARRFQVVKVEEPSESAACTMLRAVAAKMENHFNVRILDEAVIDAVRLSARYISGRQLPDKAISVLDTACARVALGQSSTPATIDDARRLDAALAQEIAVLEREASTGAAHGERLAELRTQRTANRDCLEGHEERWAREKILVEKIQGLIAQLETGGAAEGDTGGLSSVMATPNDGDIAVSASAKTRKSGKHTLQVKELAALRDELKQLQKEIPLVPVCVDAQVVGEIVSAWTGIPLGRMVKDEITTVLNLKPLLEERVIGQPHAIEEVARRVRTARANIEDPNKPKGVFLFVGPSGVGKTETALALAEALYGGERNMITINMSEYQEAHTVSGLKGSPPGYVGYGEGGVLTEAVRRKPYSVVLLDEVEKAHPDVLELFFQVFDKGVLDDAEGREVDFRNTIIILTSNVASQTIMQACLNKNANELPDAESLSESIRPQLYKAFKPAFLGRMKVIPYYPLPDAVLADIIRLKLNRIKRRVEANHKAEFICSDDVVELILARCTEVDSGARNVDHILNGTVLPEIAESVLMRISEGTPLKRVKVSVTKGGQLSYKVS
- the tssG gene encoding type VI secretion system baseplate subunit TssG → MPATKRRIDTGLIQRLKDEPYRFEFFQAVRLLLAKYRKDSTVHDLDILGQVIRFRNSVSLAFPPSEIESLEFEWDSDDTEETEVGTIGNAHLSFKSVTLTPSFIGLIGPMGVMPRYYTQQVAERETYQRDHATRAFLDIFTSRAVALFYQAWLKCRLHLQYEADRTQRFLPMLLSLAGLGTDKAQQPIDSPGAFSSESLAYYAGPLRERPQSVQWFARVVTDYFHVKCSAKQFVGQWIEIPSHDLTRLGGANCTLGQTTFCGCRVWDRQTCVRLTIGPMSKAQFGEFLPAGTAGAKLGNLFRLMVGATFDCEVRLLLDKRDVVIASLHGDEGVHLGWNSWLSSRPIEHDAHDTAYLIKAEDAN